GCAACGCCTTGGTTGGCAGGCCCACCGTCAACGGGCCGATCGTAGCGACCGGTGACGCGGAGCATCGAACCTCCGTTGAGGTCAGTTACAAGCCACCCATTTCAATGGGTGGTAGTTGACACGACCCCACGAGCCAGTTGTACCACGTGCCCTGTGGTCCTCCTTCCTCCTCCGCGCCTACCGAGCAGAAGACCAAGGTCCTCTCGTTCACGAACGTCCCTGCCTTCCTCGCCTCTGAGAAGAGCCTCGCGAACTCCAGCATAGCCGCTATCGACGAGCTGTCGTCGTTCGCGCCCGCCCACCAGCAGTCTATGTGGCCCGATATCACGACATACTCGTTCGGCCTCGTCGTGCCGATCATATAGGCAGCCACGTTGACAGACTCGGCGAACTTCTCGGACAACATGTCCACCTGTCCATCGACCTTGAGGATGACTGGACCAGCCACCATCAGATCCTTGATGTGCGTGGCGGAGATCGGTGAAATCGACAGTGCCGGTATCGGCCCTCCGACGGAGTCCTGTTTTATCCCCTCGGGAAGGTCGGCCCCGGCGAAGTAACCATAGAACACGGCTGCGGAAGCGCCGTGCAGGCTAGCCTCGAACGCTGGGACGTTGTTCCATCCCTGGACGTTGTCGTCCCTGTGAATGAGGGCGATTGCTCCTGCGAGGTCACCGATCGCGTCGAACTCGTCCATCGTGCCGAGCCCACAGTAGACGACTGGGGCGACCAGCGTCTTGCCACCGTTCTCGTTGCCGAATGCGTACATCTTGTGATTCTCATGACCCCAGATCGAGTAACTGTCGCCGTATGTGGTCGTCTGGATGTCCTCGTATCCGTTCGACACGATTTGCATCGTGGTCCCGTAGTGTGTCCAGCTGGCGACCGGGAAGGTCTCCAATACGACCTTGTCCATCGCCATCGCGCTCAGCCGGTCATACACGTACCGTTGAGCGCTTCTTTCAGCCTCGGTCCCCGCGACCTTCTCTCCAAGGCCAGCAAGGTACGCGAGGTCGTTCCACGCGGCGGTGTAGTCCAGTCCGTCCAGGATCGCGACTTCCTCGCTGCTCAGGCCGGACGAGCTACCTGTGCCCGTCGCAGGTGCCCCGCCGCCGGACGGCATGAGCGCCGTGGTCACAAACATGAATCCGATCAATACTCCAACTAGTGCCTTTCTCAATGTCTCCCCCCAAGTCGACCCCGAGTCAGTAGCTCCCGGAGCCTCTCCCGGATGGTGCTTTCAAGACCTAAGAGTTCGCGCACATCGAGGGGCGGTTAATCTGATTGGAGCACCATCGCGATGACCCCGCCCCAGAAGACTACTGCTGCAATCATGCCTAGGACTGCCGCAAGAATCATCATGGCCTCCGGGCTGGAAGTCGAATCGCTGTTGAATGGGTTGAAGTCGGGATTTGATATGGTATTCGCCGCCCAGAAGAACCCGACAAGGTAGAAAAGGACGGCAAATGCGCCTATCACCATGCCCAGGACCGGCACTAGAGCGACTCTCGGTACGATGCCCAGTATGTTCCCCTGACCGGTGTTGAGGATCTCCGGCTGAGCCTCGATCGGGGGGAGTACCAGCCTGA
Above is a genomic segment from Candidatus Thermoplasmatota archaeon containing:
- a CDS encoding M28 family peptidase; amino-acid sequence: MRKALVGVLIGFMFVTTALMPSGGGAPATGTGSSSGLSSEEVAILDGLDYTAAWNDLAYLAGLGEKVAGTEAERSAQRYVYDRLSAMAMDKVVLETFPVASWTHYGTTMQIVSNGYEDIQTTTYGDSYSIWGHENHKMYAFGNENGGKTLVAPVVYCGLGTMDEFDAIGDLAGAIALIHRDDNVQGWNNVPAFEASLHGASAAVFYGYFAGADLPEGIKQDSVGGPIPALSISPISATHIKDLMVAGPVILKVDGQVDMLSEKFAESVNVAAYMIGTTRPNEYVVISGHIDCWWAGANDDSSSIAAMLEFARLFSEARKAGTFVNERTLVFCSVGAEEEGGPQGTWYNWLVGSCQLPPIEMGGL